The following proteins are co-located in the Triticum aestivum cultivar Chinese Spring chromosome 1A, IWGSC CS RefSeq v2.1, whole genome shotgun sequence genome:
- the LOC123062316 gene encoding ubiquitin carboxyl-terminal hydrolase 25: protein MAPTAEPASPAPPRRPRSGPPPGLKNLGNTCYLNSVLQCLASTPPLASFCLASRHSNLCKKVFPNRDKECAFCVLERQIVRQLRAEAGALDSPGKVLRSLPLFAEHFRWGRQEDAHEFLRYVIDACHTACLRIRKRLPVATANGDCGPEEGRGQGSCMVMRETFGGALLSQVKCLVCKGESNKTDEIMDLSLDLLGTSSVGDALTCFFKPEVLEGANKYSCERCKKLTSARKQMFILKAPKVLVIQLKRFDGIHGGKINRNIEFKEGLVLSDFMYDKNQDPQPVYNLFGSIVHSGFSQDSGHYYAYVKDATGRWYCCNDSQVSLSRSQDVLTEKVYILFYILSSKTQTNSTNGYSSSAVKSSNTNGNGISSAACSEPLKIPLVKQNGSCSTKGIVPLPLKNGKIAPGLQFKPIHLKNTGTEKVASNGKPHPVLRKPEVNEATALVESNGCGPAKSAEPSEGYANGSISCDKLDADSQRMLQGTDGNGHPVHFVGLQETSGAKATCAENPPEQPSSVVTSTLDKSICSSEKGPKSSVLHPEVSADSVKAVVASAKDSACLKHHLEEGKFKEMLAESASSELRSSGWADDVCNFMRSAKRQCIQNTGMSQDSEAIRKQLISDSGRVFRSKIPELLREDLIQSLRSYFEDKF, encoded by the exons ATGGCCCCCACCGCGGAGCCGGCGTCCCCGGCGCCGCCGCGGCGCCCGCGCTCCGGCCCGCCCCCCGGGCTCAAGAACCTCGGCAACACCTGCTACCTCAACAGCGTCCTCCAGTGCCTCGCCTCCACGCCTCCGCTCGCCAGCTTCTGTCTCGCCTCCCGCCACTCCAATCTAT GCAAAAAAGTGTTTCCCAACAGGGACAAGGAGTGCGCCTTCTGCGTCCTCGAGCGGCAGATTGTGCGGCAGCTTCGGGCGGAGGCAGGGGCGCTCGACTCGCCTGGGAAGGTCCTCCGCAGCCTGCCGCTCTTCGCCGAGCACTTCCGGTGGGGGCGCCAGGAGGACGCCCACGAGTTCCTGCGCTACGTCATAGACGCTTGTCACACTGCCTGCCTCCGCATACGCAAGCGCCTCCCCGTGGCAACTGCCAATGGCGACTGTGGCCCGGAGGAGGGCCGAGGTCAGGGGAGCTGTATGGTGATGAGGGAGACATTTGGCGGGGCACTGCTCAGCCAGGTGAAGTGCCTTGTGTGCAAGGGAGAGTCAAACAAGACCGACGAGATCATGGACCTCAGCCTCGACCTGCTCGGGACCAGTTCTGTTGGCGATGCCCTTACATGCTTCTTCAAGCCTGAGGTATTGGAGGGTGCAAACAAATACAGTTGTGAAAG ATGCAAGAAGCTCACCTCAGCTCGGAAGCAAATGTTCATACTCAAGGCACCTAAGGTTCTTGTTATACAACTCAAG AGGTTCGATGGAATACATGGTGGGAAGATCAATAGGAACATAGAGTTCAAGGAAGGTCTTGTTCTTTCCGACTTCATGTATGACAAAAACCAG GACCCACAACCGGTATATAATCTTTTTGGCAGCATCGTCCATTCAGGTTTCTCCCAAGATTCTGGTCATTACTATGCATATGTTAAG GATGCTACTGGTCGCTGGTACTGTTGTAATGATTCTCAGGTCTCCCTGTCAAGATCTCAGGACGTTTTGACTGAGAAGGTCTATATCCTATTCTATATACTGAGTTCCAAAACTCAAACAAATAGTACAAATGGTTACTCTTCTAGTGCAGTTAAATCTTCCAACACCAATGGGAATGGCATATCAAGTGCCGCATGTAGTGAGCCCCTGAAGATACCATTAGTGAAGCAGAACGGCTCATGCTCTACTAAAGGTATTGTGCCACTACCCCTAAAGAATGGCAAGATTGCACCAGGTCTACAGTTCAAGCCGATCCACTTGAAGAATACAGGAACAGAGAAGGTTGCATCAAAtggcaaaccgcaccccgtttTGAGAAAGCCAGAAGTTAATGAAGCCACAGCACTAGTGGAATCGAACGGATGCGGACCCGCAAAATCTGCAGAACCCAGTGAAGGGTATGCTAATGGTAGTATTTCCTGCGATAAGTTGGACGCTGATTCACAAAGAATGTTGCAAGGCACAGATGGAAATGGACATCCAGTTCATTTTGTTGGCCTCCAAGAGACCAGTGGTGCCAAGGCCACGTGTGCTGAAAACCCCCCTGAACAGCCATCTAGTGTTGTTACCTCAACATTGGACAAGAGCATTTGTAGTTCAGAAAAGGGTCCTAAAAGCTCAGTTTTACACCCTGAAGTATCTGCTGACTCAGTCAAAGCAGTGGTGGCTTCAGCCAAGGACAGTGCATGCTTGAAGCATCATCTTGAAGAAGGAAAGTTTAAGGAAAT GCTTGCTGAATCAGCATCTTCTGAGCTTCGGTCGTCTGGTTGGGCGGATGATGTATGTAATTTTATGCGTTCTGCAAAGAGGCAGTGTATACAGAACACAGGCATGTCTCAAGATAGTGAGGCAATCAG GAAGCAGCTAATAAGTGATTCTGGAAGAGTATTTAGGTCCAAAATTCCAGAGTTACTGCGGGAAGATCTGATTCAATCCCTGAGATCATACTTCGAGGATAAATTTTGA